From one Synechococcus sp. WH 8016 genomic stretch:
- a CDS encoding ABC transporter ATP-binding protein, whose translation MPNAPGTVLSLNQLRLRYPGSPSWTLDGLDLSLQSGDRLALVGPSGCGKSTVARAALQLLPPGSCCEGDLLLNGQDPRQLSRPALRALRGEAVGLVFQDPMTRLNPLMTVGGHLLDTFAAHRPGMGHHERKDRAESLLEQVGIGAERFRAYPHEFSGGMRQRLAIALAIALAPPLVIADEPTTSLDVAVAGQVMAVLRNLCEELGSALLLITHDLAMANRWCEDMAVLDGGRLVEQNSSDQVLTHPQSEIAKRLVSAARAREGGDTPETPDGTPVLQVEGLRCWHNLGGPPWSPNWLKAVDGVSFSLQSGESLGVVGGSGCGKSTLCRALMGLTPIRGGDVWLQNQNLLQLRGSAERQARRTIQMVFQDPLACLNPALSVADAIADPLLIHGLASRAAARERARELLELVGLSPADHFQNRLPKQLSGGQQQRIAIARALALDPQVLICDESVSMLDAEIQAEVLALLRGLQQDLGLAMIFVTHDLSVASGFCHRVLVLDRGHVVEEGPGDRLLHQPQAAITRTLVEACPLLPTSTP comes from the coding sequence TGCCCAACGCGCCAGGAACGGTTCTGTCGCTGAATCAGTTGCGTCTGCGCTACCCGGGAAGTCCGTCCTGGACGCTGGACGGATTGGATCTCAGCCTGCAATCGGGAGATCGCTTGGCACTCGTTGGTCCGTCTGGATGCGGGAAGAGCACCGTGGCAAGAGCGGCCTTGCAACTACTGCCTCCAGGGAGCTGCTGCGAAGGAGATCTCCTTCTGAATGGTCAAGATCCACGCCAACTGAGTCGGCCTGCCCTGCGCGCCCTGCGCGGGGAAGCGGTGGGCCTGGTGTTTCAAGACCCGATGACTCGGCTCAATCCATTGATGACCGTGGGCGGCCACCTCCTCGACACCTTTGCCGCTCACCGGCCAGGCATGGGGCATCACGAGCGGAAAGACCGCGCAGAAAGCTTGCTGGAACAGGTAGGCATCGGGGCCGAGCGCTTTCGGGCCTACCCCCACGAATTCAGTGGTGGCATGCGCCAGCGTTTAGCCATCGCCCTGGCCATTGCCCTGGCACCACCGCTGGTGATCGCCGACGAACCCACCACCAGCCTGGATGTGGCAGTGGCGGGGCAGGTGATGGCGGTGCTGCGCAATCTCTGCGAAGAGCTGGGCAGCGCCCTGCTGCTCATTACCCATGACTTGGCCATGGCCAACCGCTGGTGCGAAGACATGGCGGTATTGGACGGGGGCCGTCTTGTGGAACAAAACAGCAGCGATCAGGTGCTGACCCATCCCCAATCCGAGATCGCCAAGCGGCTTGTTAGCGCGGCCAGGGCCAGAGAGGGAGGCGATACGCCGGAAACACCTGACGGCACCCCCGTCCTGCAGGTGGAAGGCTTGCGCTGTTGGCACAACCTCGGCGGACCACCCTGGTCTCCCAACTGGCTGAAAGCGGTTGATGGCGTGAGCTTCAGCTTGCAATCCGGAGAATCACTGGGAGTGGTCGGCGGCTCTGGCTGCGGGAAAAGCACCCTGTGCCGAGCCTTGATGGGACTCACGCCCATTCGGGGGGGCGACGTTTGGCTGCAGAACCAGAACCTGCTGCAACTGCGCGGCAGCGCTGAACGCCAAGCACGACGCACCATTCAGATGGTGTTTCAAGACCCGCTGGCCTGTCTGAATCCAGCCCTCAGCGTTGCCGACGCCATCGCAGACCCCCTGCTGATCCATGGACTCGCCTCACGGGCAGCCGCTCGAGAACGGGCAAGGGAGCTCCTGGAGCTGGTGGGACTATCACCAGCGGATCATTTTCAAAATCGACTGCCCAAGCAACTATCTGGTGGCCAACAGCAACGCATCGCCATTGCACGCGCCCTGGCTTTAGACCCGCAGGTGCTGATCTGCGACGAAAGCGTGAGCATGCTCGATGCGGAGATCCAAGCCGAAGTCCTGGCACTGCTCAGAGGTCTGCAGCAAGACCTCGGCCTGGCGATGATTTTTGTGACCCATGACCTCTCGGTGGCGAGCGGCTTCTGCCACCGCGTGCTCGTGCTGGATCGAGGGCATGTTGTGGAAGAAGGTCCCGGAGATCGGTTGCTCCATCAACCGCAAGCAGCCATTACCCGCACCTTGGTGGAAGCCTGTCCACTGCTGCCAACCAGCACCCCATGA
- a CDS encoding cellulose binding domain-containing protein: MASTNSLQISISGDRWWGGFTAEITLTNSSTQDLANWSYSFDSPHLINTAPWGAEISAVLLDNGLTRYTLTGQDWGEKIPAGESVTIGFNGTQGTDLGNQGELSAAMLFGSDSAEAVMSQVSEESSESSDTTTNPGFEPGIETPAMTSQVTSPMESTMASPMSEQSVGDHGMNHGSSSGDYIDINTWGSFHGSNHNSEHDELVGGRTAITTEAMLAYNGLRAFAGLDVVEIEEVGEWAFAQGLTNNSEAWGDDTKGVGLWFAMQGAKVGWISDASYDPQILADIQRTARLGSSGEVMQMIEQFGHEGFADHLTTNQLEENFINTLKMEPHYGGWMHGRTHGFRDIEGVAIAHDIHHLTVLGWDQNEPFMNDTFDWPQWPALDVSDNTVINYFQGIVALGDPLSENLENLSGSTPSPGSSDTEPSQSSSLSDPGPSDPITGSPLEIQVSGDLWEGGFTASMNVTNQSEQTLDDWGVSFISTHQFYGESWGVDVSTQEIGDGLYSYELTGADWAQSLAAGQAMTVGFNALSAEDLSGDASLTSELLMAPGTELTLL, encoded by the coding sequence ATGGCATCTACAAATTCCTTGCAAATCTCCATCTCCGGTGATCGGTGGTGGGGAGGGTTCACAGCGGAAATCACACTCACCAATTCATCCACACAAGATCTTGCGAATTGGAGCTACAGCTTTGATAGCCCCCACCTCATCAACACCGCTCCTTGGGGAGCCGAGATCAGTGCTGTTCTTCTCGACAACGGCCTCACCCGCTACACCCTGACGGGACAAGACTGGGGAGAAAAGATTCCAGCCGGAGAGTCGGTCACCATTGGATTCAATGGAACCCAAGGCACGGATCTAGGCAATCAAGGGGAACTGTCTGCGGCCATGCTCTTCGGCTCAGACAGCGCGGAAGCCGTGATGTCTCAGGTGAGTGAAGAGAGCTCTGAGAGTTCTGACACGACGACTAATCCAGGGTTTGAACCAGGCATTGAGACCCCTGCGATGACGTCGCAGGTGACGTCGCCGATGGAGTCAACCATGGCGTCACCGATGTCGGAGCAGAGCGTGGGAGATCACGGGATGAACCATGGTTCCAGTTCTGGGGATTACATCGACATCAACACCTGGGGTTCCTTTCATGGCTCCAATCACAACTCCGAGCACGATGAGTTGGTGGGTGGTCGCACAGCGATCACGACAGAAGCGATGCTTGCCTACAACGGCTTGCGTGCCTTTGCGGGCCTGGATGTTGTTGAGATTGAGGAAGTTGGTGAGTGGGCATTCGCCCAGGGTCTGACGAACAACTCCGAGGCTTGGGGTGATGACACCAAAGGGGTGGGACTTTGGTTTGCCATGCAGGGAGCCAAGGTGGGCTGGATCTCCGATGCGTCCTACGACCCGCAAATTTTGGCCGACATTCAACGCACGGCTCGTTTGGGCAGCAGTGGTGAAGTGATGCAGATGATTGAGCAGTTTGGCCATGAGGGTTTTGCCGACCATCTAACAACCAATCAACTGGAAGAAAATTTCATCAATACCCTCAAAATGGAGCCACACTACGGAGGTTGGATGCATGGACGCACCCACGGCTTTCGTGACATCGAAGGCGTAGCTATTGCCCATGATATTCACCATTTAACAGTGTTGGGATGGGATCAGAATGAACCCTTTATGAATGACACCTTCGACTGGCCCCAATGGCCTGCCCTCGATGTCAGCGACAACACAGTCATCAACTATTTCCAAGGAATTGTTGCGCTGGGAGATCCACTTTCTGAGAACCTAGAAAATCTTTCTGGAAGCACACCATCGCCTGGTTCAAGCGATACAGAGCCTTCACAAAGCTCCTCACTGTCTGATCCCGGACCGTCTGATCCCATCACGGGGTCCCCCCTGGAGATTCAGGTCAGTGGTGATCTTTGGGAGGGTGGCTTCACCGCCTCGATGAATGTGACCAATCAAAGCGAGCAAACATTGGACGATTGGGGGGTCAGTTTCATCAGCACGCATCAGTTTTACGGAGAATCTTGGGGGGTTGATGTCTCTACGCAAGAGATTGGAGACGGCCTTTACAGCTACGAGCTCACAGGGGCTGATTGGGCGCAATCGCTCGCCGCTGGTCAAGCCATGACGGTGGGATTCAATGCCTTGAGCGCAGAGGACCTCAGCGGGGATGCGTCTCTGACATCCGAACTGCTGATGGCACCTGGAACGGAGCTCACGCTCCTCTAA
- a CDS encoding RluA family pseudouridine synthase, with protein MSVEGQGRVRPPLPEEVFTHGFGEGEGDLLTLTYPKPLPMRLDRWLVSQRSEQSRSRIQKFIDAGYVRVNGKTGKAKTPLREGDQVQLWMPPPEPLPYLKPEPMDLDVLFEDEHLIVINKPAGLTVHPAPGNKDGTLVNGLLHHCPDLPGISGKLRPGVVHRLDKDTTGCIVVAKSQVALVRLQSQIQQRIASREYLAVVHGVPQGESGTIVGAIGRHPVDRKKYAVVSDENGRYARTHWTLQERLGDYSLLRFKLDTGRTHQIRVHCAHINHPVVGDITYSRCRKLPMELPGQALHAFQLGLDHPITKERMVFEAPLPEVMEKLLIVLRKRSA; from the coding sequence TTGAGCGTTGAAGGCCAAGGGCGTGTGAGACCCCCTTTGCCGGAGGAGGTGTTTACGCATGGTTTTGGTGAGGGTGAGGGTGATCTGCTGACGCTTACGTATCCCAAACCGCTGCCGATGCGTTTGGATCGCTGGTTGGTCAGTCAGCGGTCTGAGCAAAGCCGGTCTCGGATCCAGAAGTTCATTGATGCTGGATATGTGCGGGTGAATGGCAAGACGGGGAAAGCCAAAACTCCCTTGCGAGAGGGAGACCAGGTGCAGCTCTGGATGCCACCGCCAGAACCGCTGCCTTACCTCAAACCCGAGCCGATGGATCTCGATGTGCTCTTTGAAGACGAGCACTTGATCGTGATCAACAAGCCAGCCGGTTTGACCGTGCACCCAGCCCCTGGAAACAAGGATGGAACCCTGGTGAATGGCCTGTTGCATCACTGCCCGGACTTACCAGGAATCAGCGGCAAATTGAGGCCTGGTGTGGTCCATCGCCTTGATAAAGACACGACGGGCTGCATCGTGGTGGCCAAATCACAGGTGGCTTTGGTGCGTTTGCAGTCTCAGATCCAACAAAGGATTGCCTCGCGCGAGTATCTGGCGGTGGTGCATGGGGTGCCGCAAGGGGAGTCGGGCACGATCGTTGGTGCGATTGGCCGTCACCCTGTGGATCGCAAAAAATATGCGGTGGTAAGTGATGAAAACGGCCGCTATGCGCGCACGCACTGGACCCTCCAGGAGCGATTGGGCGATTACTCCCTCTTGCGCTTCAAGCTCGATACGGGACGAACGCACCAAATCCGCGTGCATTGTGCCCATATCAATCACCCCGTGGTGGGGGATATCACCTACAGCCGCTGCAGGAAATTGCCGATGGAGCTTCCTGGGCAAGCCCTGCATGCCTTTCAGTTGGGCCTCGACCATCCGATCACGAAAGAGCGGATGGTGTTTGAGGCCCCGCTCCCAGAGGTGATGGAGAAACTGTTGATCGTGCTGCGGAAACGAAGTGCTTAG
- a CDS encoding universal stress protein has protein sequence MFETVLFPLDQSREAVEAASKALDLARSHDSRLILLSVIQSERPEMHDHAVVATLLAETKARFEQVGVSCEVVEREGMPAFVICDVADELNVDVIVMGTRGVNLEAESGSTAARVIQLAPCPVLVVP, from the coding sequence ATGTTTGAAACCGTGTTGTTTCCGCTTGATCAGAGCCGAGAGGCTGTTGAAGCGGCGAGCAAAGCCCTGGACTTGGCACGCAGCCATGACAGCCGGCTGATCCTGTTGTCTGTGATTCAGTCCGAGCGCCCTGAGATGCATGACCATGCAGTGGTGGCAACGCTATTGGCCGAAACCAAAGCCCGCTTTGAGCAGGTTGGGGTGTCCTGTGAGGTGGTGGAGCGTGAGGGGATGCCAGCGTTTGTGATTTGCGACGTGGCAGACGAGTTGAATGTGGATGTGATTGTGATGGGCACCCGCGGCGTGAATCTTGAAGCCGAAAGTGGCAGCACGGCAGCGCGGGTGATTCAGCTCGCCCCCTGTCCGGTTTTGGTGGTGCCGTGA
- the ylqF gene encoding ribosome biogenesis GTPase YlqF yields the protein MSTPPIQWYPGHIAKAEQQLKRNLDKVDLVIEVRDARIPLATGHPHLNRWLKGKQHLLVINRRDMVTPAAWEAWDQWFKAQGQRTVWCDAKAGTGVKLVQQAAIRAGNQLNERRKTRGMRPRAVRALTLGFPNVGKSALINRLVKKKVVASARRAGVTRTLRWVRLGQDLDLLDAPGVLPPRLDDQRAALHLALCDDIGQAAYDGELVAQAFLKLLIESQGREASGVVLSVLEQRYGTPVSGQTADPAFWLAATAERHTSGDTARMAQRLLDDFRRSLLGSIALELPELEEA from the coding sequence GTGAGCACACCTCCGATTCAGTGGTACCCGGGGCATATCGCCAAGGCGGAACAGCAGCTCAAGCGCAACCTCGACAAGGTTGATTTGGTGATTGAGGTGCGTGATGCTCGCATTCCCCTCGCCACCGGACACCCCCATCTCAACCGCTGGTTGAAGGGGAAGCAGCATTTGCTGGTGATTAATCGACGCGACATGGTGACGCCTGCGGCATGGGAGGCCTGGGATCAGTGGTTTAAAGCGCAGGGGCAGCGCACGGTTTGGTGTGATGCCAAGGCTGGTACGGGGGTGAAGCTGGTGCAGCAGGCGGCGATTCGAGCTGGAAATCAACTCAATGAGCGGCGGAAGACCCGGGGGATGCGCCCGCGGGCAGTGCGCGCCCTCACCCTGGGATTTCCCAATGTGGGGAAGTCGGCCTTGATCAATCGTCTGGTCAAGAAAAAGGTGGTGGCGAGTGCCCGTCGGGCTGGCGTGACCCGCACCTTGCGCTGGGTGCGGCTGGGCCAAGATTTGGACTTGCTCGATGCTCCGGGTGTTCTGCCACCCCGCTTGGATGATCAACGGGCGGCGCTGCATTTGGCCCTTTGTGATGACATCGGACAGGCGGCCTATGACGGTGAGTTGGTGGCTCAGGCGTTCTTGAAATTGTTGATCGAGTCGCAGGGACGGGAGGCTTCCGGGGTGGTTTTGTCCGTCCTTGAACAGCGATATGGCACACCGGTGTCTGGGCAGACCGCGGATCCAGCGTTTTGGTTGGCAGCAACGGCCGAACGCCATACCTCCGGCGATACGGCACGGATGGCGCAGCGGTTGCTCGATGATTTCCGGCGATCGCTGTTGGGCTCGATTGCTTTGGAATTGCCGGAACTGGAGGAGGCTTGA